From the Thermosynechococcus sp. genome, the window AGGGTGGGGTGCCGCTTGCCTGTTTCTTTACCCGTTCCCCCCAGGGTGACCCCCTGATAAATCAAGCAATAGTCACCTACAACCGCTGTCTCACCAATGACCACCCCCATGCCATGATCAATGAAAACGCCCTTGCCAATCGTGGCGCCCGGGTGAATTTCAATCCCCGTGAGGGAGCGGGCAATGTGGGAAATAAACCGCGGGATAAAGGGAATACCCCGCCGCCAAAGCCAGTGGCTCAACCGATGGAGAACAATGGCCTGAAGTCCGGGATAGCAAAAAACGACCTCTAACCAATTGCGGGCCGCAGGATCCCGCTCAAAGATAATTTGAAAATCTGCTTTGAGGGTGCTGAGCACACGGGGCTCCTTGGCAGTGATGCAACCTAAACACCAGTTTTGATTTTAGCGGATTTTGCCAAGCTAAGCTCTAGAAGGCTTTAGGAGGGCACTAAAGGGCAAGGTTGCGATCGCCGAGTGCGCTGTAGGCCATATTCGAGGGCTTCGGCAACCGCTTGGTAAGAGGCTTCAATGATGTTGGCAGAGACCCCCACCGTAGCCCAGCGATCGCGCCCATTACTGGATTCCACCAATACCCGAGTTTTGGCCGCCGTGCCCGCATGACCATCTAAAATCCGCACCTTGTAGTCCGTTAGGTGAAACTCAGCAATCTCTGGATAAAAGGACATCAAGGCTTTGCGCAGGGCCTGATCCAATGCCGAGACAGGACCATTGCCCTCCGCCGCCGTGAGCATCTCCTCACCATTGACTTCAACTTTAACCGTGGCCAACGACTGGCTGCGAATCGTGGCCTCCAGTTGGCGTGCATCAGTGCGGCAAAAGACATCAAAGCCCTTAAGGGTAAAGGGTCGCTGGCGTTGCCCTAGTACCTCCTGAATCAGAAGTTCAAAGCTAGCCTCCGCCGCTTCAAATTGATAGCCTTCGCTTTCTAGGTGCTTAATGCGCTCCAAAATCGTCCGACTCAGGGGATGCTGCCGATCCAACTCAAAGCCGAGTTCACTGGTTTTCGCCAAAATATTGCTGATGCCTGCCTGCTCAGAAATAATAATGCGCCGTTGATTGCCCACCAAATGCGGCTCAATATGCTCGTAGGTGCGGGGGTTGCGCTGCACAGCACTGACATGGACTCCCCCCTTGTGGGCAAAGGCCGACAGCCCCACATAGGGCGCATGATCATCGGGGGCAAGGTTGACAATTTCACTCACATGGCGGCTTACTTCCGTCAGCGTTGCCAACTGCTCTGGGGTGACACAGTCATAGCCGAGTTTCAGTTGCAAATTGGGAATCAAGGTACACAGATTGGCATTGCCACAGCGTTCGCCATAGCCGTTGAGGGTTCCCTGCACCATCCGCACACCGCTTTGTACTGCCGCCAGAGCATTGGCCACTGCCGTCCCCGCATCATTGTGGGTATGAATCCCCAGACAATCAACACCACCCAAGTGCGCCCTCACCTCTGCCACCACCGCCTGAATTTGATGGGGGAGGCAACCACCATTGGTATCGCACAAAACAAGCCACTCTGCCCCGGCGGCCAAAGCAGTTTCTAGGGTTTGGAGAGCATAGTCAGGATTGGCAAGATAGCCATCAAACCAATGCTCGGCATCATAAATCACCCGTCGTCCCTGGGATCTGAGGAACTGGATTGAATCGGCAATCATGGCGCAGTTTTCCGCCAATGTGGTCTTGAGGCCGTCGGTGACATGGAGATCCCAAGACTTGCCAAAGAGGGTCACCCAGCGGGTACCGGCGGCTAGGATTGGCTCAAACATTGGCTCTTCTGCCGCCTTGCGGCCGGGGCGACGAGTGGCACAAAAAGCAACAATTTCTGCCTGTTGTAGGGGGGTTTCCTGCAACTGCCAAAAAAACTGTACGTCCTTGGGATTGGCTCCCGGCCATCCCCCCTCAATAAAGGGAATCCCAAGGCGATCCAGTTGGCGGGCAATCCGCAGTTTATCTTCCAGAGAGAGGGAGAGACCTTCCCGCTGGGCGCCATCGCGCAGGGTGGTATCGTACAGCCAAATTTTCACTGTGCCGCCTCTCCCTTGGGATGCTCATAGTCATTGGCGTAGGCCTGTAGCAGCGAACTGACTTGGCTAAAGACCTCTTTACCGGAGGTTTTGCCAAGGGCCGATCGCTCCGGATGAAATTGGGGCCGCGCCATGTTGTGGTTAATGGCCTCCTGAACTTGGGTGCGAATTAAGTCCATCAGTTCTTCTTGGGCCCGCTGGCGCTGGTACTGCGCTCCCTCTTCGGTGGTGGCATAAAGGGGCGGCAGACGGTTGAGGGCATAGGCGGCAATATCCCCCAAATCAAGGGCGCACTTTTGCTCTGCTTCAATGGCGGCGATGCG encodes:
- the cimA gene encoding citramalate synthase, whose translation is MKIWLYDTTLRDGAQREGLSLSLEDKLRIARQLDRLGIPFIEGGWPGANPKDVQFFWQLQETPLQQAEIVAFCATRRPGRKAAEEPMFEPILAAGTRWVTLFGKSWDLHVTDGLKTTLAENCAMIADSIQFLRSQGRRVIYDAEHWFDGYLANPDYALQTLETALAAGAEWLVLCDTNGGCLPHQIQAVVAEVRAHLGGVDCLGIHTHNDAGTAVANALAAVQSGVRMVQGTLNGYGERCGNANLCTLIPNLQLKLGYDCVTPEQLATLTEVSRHVSEIVNLAPDDHAPYVGLSAFAHKGGVHVSAVQRNPRTYEHIEPHLVGNQRRIIISEQAGISNILAKTSELGFELDRQHPLSRTILERIKHLESEGYQFEAAEASFELLIQEVLGQRQRPFTLKGFDVFCRTDARQLEATIRSQSLATVKVEVNGEEMLTAAEGNGPVSALDQALRKALMSFYPEIAEFHLTDYKVRILDGHAGTAAKTRVLVESSNGRDRWATVGVSANIIEASYQAVAEALEYGLQRTRRSQPCPLVPS
- a CDS encoding late competence development ComFB family protein, encoding MGIQEIVEQALRNGYLTPTQEAEVGRICDKATELSVEDYMALDRLMGALLTGQVVAVPRKQFINVMEELVLTEAMTRIAAIEAEQKCALDLGDIAAYALNRLPPLYATTEEGAQYQRQRAQEELMDLIRTQVQEAINHNMARPQFHPERSALGKTSGKEVFSQVSSLLQAYANDYEHPKGEAAQ